The following are from one region of the Hymenobacter radiodurans genome:
- the dnaA gene encoding chromosomal replication initiator protein DnaA, with protein sequence MLKDCQTVWANCLRVIKANIGEQSFRTWFEPIVPVQLHHNVLIIQVPSQFFYEWLEEHYVDVLKKSIYQELGHEGRLEYSIVVDQGNGQSKPRTVNIPTARKAAYPTPGNNSVAQVAASAQTASARNVAAAANAPANPDTLRNPFEAAKGIDRNYLKSQLNHTYSFENYIEGDCNRLARSAGLAVANKPGTTSFNPLMIYGGVGLGKTHLVQAIGNHIKATTPDKFVLYVSAEKFTNQFIESLRNNGVQDFANFYLLVDTLILDDVQFLSGKDKTQEMFFHIFNHLHQAGRQIVMTSDRPPRDLNGLEDRLLSRFKWGLTADLQSPDFETRMAIIQNKMQQDGIDIPPQVVEYLAHSVNTNVRELEGVLISLVAQSSLNRREIDLEMAKQALRHIIEEVEAEVNLDFIQKTVAEYFSIPVDLLKAKTRKKEVVTARQVAMYFAKEHTSHSLKSIGHNFGGRDHSTVIHSVQTVSDLIDSDKSFRSTIAELRKKFAGK encoded by the coding sequence ATGTTGAAGGATTGCCAAACCGTATGGGCTAACTGTCTTCGCGTCATCAAGGCAAACATTGGTGAGCAGAGCTTCCGCACTTGGTTCGAACCCATCGTGCCGGTGCAGCTTCATCATAATGTCCTGATTATTCAGGTGCCCAGCCAGTTCTTTTATGAATGGCTGGAAGAGCATTATGTGGATGTGCTTAAGAAAAGCATCTACCAAGAGCTTGGCCACGAGGGCCGCTTGGAATACAGCATCGTCGTGGATCAGGGCAACGGCCAGTCGAAGCCGCGGACGGTAAATATTCCGACGGCGCGCAAGGCCGCATATCCGACTCCCGGCAATAATAGCGTTGCTCAGGTGGCAGCCAGCGCTCAAACTGCGTCGGCCCGAAATGTTGCCGCCGCTGCAAATGCGCCTGCTAATCCTGACACGCTACGAAACCCCTTCGAGGCCGCCAAGGGAATTGACCGGAACTATCTTAAGTCACAGCTCAACCATACGTATTCCTTCGAGAACTACATCGAGGGCGACTGTAACCGTTTGGCCCGCTCGGCGGGTTTGGCCGTAGCCAATAAGCCGGGAACTACAAGCTTTAATCCGCTGATGATTTATGGCGGTGTAGGCTTGGGCAAAACACATTTGGTGCAAGCCATCGGCAATCACATCAAAGCTACGACGCCCGATAAGTTTGTACTCTACGTGTCAGCGGAGAAGTTCACGAACCAGTTTATCGAAAGCCTGCGCAATAATGGTGTGCAGGACTTTGCCAACTTCTACCTGCTGGTCGATACGCTGATTCTGGACGACGTGCAGTTTTTGTCGGGTAAGGATAAAACGCAGGAGATGTTCTTTCACATCTTTAATCACCTGCACCAAGCTGGACGTCAAATTGTCATGACCTCCGACCGGCCGCCACGCGACCTCAACGGGCTGGAAGATCGGCTTTTGTCTCGCTTTAAGTGGGGATTGACAGCCGACTTACAGAGCCCGGATTTTGAGACGCGGATGGCCATTATTCAAAACAAAATGCAGCAGGATGGCATCGACATCCCGCCGCAGGTTGTGGAATATTTGGCGCACTCCGTGAACACCAACGTGCGCGAGCTGGAAGGCGTCTTGATTTCGCTGGTGGCTCAAAGTAGCCTCAACCGCCGCGAAATTGACCTGGAAATGGCTAAGCAGGCGTTGCGGCACATTATTGAGGAAGTAGAGGCCGAAGTAAACCTCGACTTCATTCAAAAAACAGTAGCCGAGTACTTCAGCATTCCAGTGGACTTACTGAAGGCCAAAACCCGCAAGAAAGAAGTCGTGACGGCGCGGCAGGTGGCGATGTATTTTGCGAAGGAGCACACTAGTCACTCACTAAAAAGCATTGGCCACAACTTCGGCGGCCGCGACCATAGCACCGTTATTCATTCTGTTCAAACAGTATCGGACCTGATTGATAGCGACAAAAGCTTCCGCAGCACGATTGCGGAGCTACGTAAGAAATTCGCCGGTAAATAA
- a CDS encoding OsmC family peroxiredoxin: MADHAGKAVWNGDQKGSGTLTTQSGALNAPYSVGSRFEGKQGTNPEELVGAAHAGCYTMFLAIQLSKAGAQVQQLNTESKVTMDTVDGKPKVTKIHVTTEGQVTGISAEDFQKHAEDAKLNCPISQLLQAVPEMTLSASLK, from the coding sequence ATGGCAGATCATGCAGGCAAAGCCGTTTGGAACGGCGACCAGAAAGGTAGCGGTACGCTCACCACGCAGAGCGGCGCCCTAAACGCACCGTATTCGGTAGGCAGCCGTTTTGAAGGCAAGCAAGGCACAAACCCTGAGGAGTTGGTAGGTGCAGCTCACGCAGGCTGCTACACGATGTTTCTGGCTATTCAGCTGAGCAAAGCCGGTGCGCAGGTACAGCAGCTCAACACCGAATCGAAGGTGACCATGGATACGGTAGATGGCAAGCCCAAAGTCACCAAAATCCACGTCACGACGGAAGGGCAGGTAACCGGCATATCGGCCGAAGACTTTCAAAAGCACGCTGAAGATGCCAAGCTGAACTGCCCTATTTCGCAGCTTCTGCAAGCTGTGCCTGAGATGACGCTAAGCGCAAGCCTGAAGTAA
- a CDS encoding nucleotidyltransferase, with protein sequence MAQANQLTEEYKEFVESLNANRVEYLIVGAYAVARYGYVRATGDIDVWVNPTLENAQRVVNTLQQFGLGGLGYVPNDFIEPETIVQLGVAPLRIDLLTSVDGVEFNSCYDQREIKVLDGVPINFISLSDLRQNKASTGRLKDQLDLQNLSNYNSK encoded by the coding sequence ATGGCACAGGCCAACCAGCTTACCGAGGAATACAAAGAGTTTGTCGAATCATTAAACGCCAACAGAGTTGAGTATCTGATAGTCGGCGCTTATGCAGTAGCCCGCTATGGTTACGTAAGAGCTACTGGCGACATTGATGTGTGGGTGAACCCTACGCTAGAAAACGCACAACGCGTTGTAAACACCCTTCAGCAGTTTGGCTTAGGTGGATTAGGCTATGTACCTAATGATTTTATTGAACCAGAAACTATTGTGCAATTGGGCGTAGCTCCTCTACGAATCGATCTGCTCACCTCCGTTGATGGAGTAGAGTTTAATTCTTGCTATGATCAACGGGAAATTAAAGTCTTGGACGGAGTGCCCATTAACTTTATTAGCTTGAGTGATTTACGACAAAATAAAGCAAGTACCGGCCGACTCAAAGATCAATTAGATTTGCAGAATTTGAGTAACTATAATTCTAAATAG
- a CDS encoding 3-oxoacyl-ACP synthase — METTLKPCLYAACLAYIQQRIAAATQAMQAAQESANSETKSSAGDKYETGRAMAQEERNRNAVQLREAQNLQAELARINPEQACDTVRPGALVETSMGGFFISISAGKLAVDGKDYFAVSAAAPVAVALSGKRAGEEVMFNGKVVRIVEVQ, encoded by the coding sequence GTGGAAACCACACTAAAACCCTGCCTCTACGCTGCCTGCCTCGCCTACATCCAGCAGCGCATAGCCGCCGCCACCCAAGCCATGCAAGCCGCCCAGGAATCGGCTAACTCCGAAACCAAAAGTAGCGCTGGCGACAAGTACGAAACTGGCCGCGCCATGGCCCAAGAAGAGCGCAACCGCAATGCCGTGCAGCTCCGCGAAGCCCAGAACCTGCAAGCCGAACTAGCCCGCATCAACCCCGAGCAAGCCTGCGATACGGTGCGGCCCGGCGCGCTGGTCGAGACGAGTATGGGGGGCTTTTTTATCAGCATCAGCGCCGGCAAGCTTGCCGTAGATGGCAAAGACTACTTCGCCGTGTCGGCCGCGGCGCCCGTAGCGGTGGCGCTGAGCGGGAAGCGAGCAGGGGAGGAAGTAATGTTCAATGGGAAGGTGGTGCGAATTGTTGAGGTACAGTAA